The following are from one region of the Vitis riparia cultivar Riparia Gloire de Montpellier isolate 1030 chromosome 14, EGFV_Vit.rip_1.0, whole genome shotgun sequence genome:
- the LOC117930397 gene encoding kelch repeat-containing protein At3g27220-like codes for MVPHKMARSTAKHYTSKKLVLLASFVGFLGAILVADYLWASASFAYLSIASNWARTKSSTVVIPTTFDEKLQQRVDVKDKKNRTSGRILSATFADLPAPELKWEEMQPAPVPRLDGASIQIKNLLYVFAGYGTLDYVHSHVDIYNITDNTWGGRFDMPKEMAHSHLGMATDGRYIYVVSGQYGPQCRGPTARCFVLDTETKKWQDLPTLPAPRYAPATQLWRGRLHVMGGGKENRHTPGLEHWSLAVKNGKALEKEWRSEIPIPRGGPHRACVVVDDRLFVIGGQEGDFMAKPGSPIFKCSRRHEVVYGDVYMLDDEMKWKVLPPMPKPDSHIEFAWVVVNNSIIIVGGTTEKHPVTKRMILVGEVFQFHLDSLKWSVIGKMPFRAKTTLAAFWDGWLYFTSGQRDRGPDNPQPRKVIGDMWRTKLSL; via the exons ATGGTGCCACACAAAATGGCAAGGTCTACTGCAAAACACTACACTTCTAAGAAATTGGTCCTTCTCGCATCGTTTGTTGGCTTTCTCGGAGCCATCCTCGTTGCTGATTATCTCTGGGCTTCCGCTTCCTTTGCCTATTTATCAATCGCTTCCAACTGGGCTCGCACCAAATCTAGCACTGTCGTCATACCAACGACTTTCGACGAAAAGCTCCAGCAG AGGGTAGATGTTAAAGATAAAAAGAACCGTACTTCAGGGAGAATATTATCTGCAACCTTTGCTGATTTACCTGCACCAGAGTTAAAATGGGAGGAAATGCAGCCAGCACCGGTGCCTCGTCTTGATGGGGCCTCCATACAGATTAAGAATCTCCTCTATGTGTTTGCTGGATATGGCACACTCGACTAT GTGCACTCTCATGTTGATATTTACAATATTACTGATAATACTTGGGGAGGGAGGTTTGATATGCCAAAAGAAATGGCACATTCACATTTAGGAATGGCAACTGATGGAAGATACATATATGTAGTCTCTGGACAATATGGTCCCCAGTGCAGAGGCCCAACAGCCCGTTGTTTTGTGCTTGACACAGAGACAAAAAAATGGCAGGACCTTCCCACGTTACCAGCCCCTAG GTATGCACCAGCAACTCAACTTTGGAGAGGCAGACTTCATGTGATGGGTGGTGGCAAGGAGAATCGCCATACACCAGGATTGGAGCACTGGAGTCTTGCAGTAAAGAATGGAAAAGCATTAGAGAAAGAGTGGCGGTCTGAAATACCCATTCCCCGTGGGGGACCCCATAG GGCTTGTGTTGTGGTTGATGATCGGCTTTTTGTTATTGGTGGTCAAGAGGGTGATTTTATGGCTAAACCCGGTTCACCTATTTTCAAGTGCTCACGGAGGCATGAG GTAGTTTATGGGGATGTTTATATGCTGGATGACGAGATGAAGTGGAAAGTGTTGCCACCTATGCCAAAGCCCGATTCCCATATAGAGTTTGCTTGGGTTGTTGTCAACAATTCCATTATCATTGTGGGAGGCACAACAGAAAAGCATCCAGTGACCAAAAGGATGATCCTGGTTGGAGAGGTGTTCCAATTTCATCTAGACTCACTG AAATGGTCAGTTATTGGAAAGATGCCCTTCCGAGCAAAAACAACACTAGCTGCTTTCTGGGATGGATGGTTGTATTTCACATCTGGACAGCGGGACAGAGGACCAGATAATCCACAGCCAAGGAAAGTGATAGGAGATATGTGGAGAACCAAGTTGAGCTTGTGA